ATTTTATAAGTTTAGCAACTTTATATTTAAAGAATGCGGGATTAATTTACAGATAGCAAAAAAAATTATGCTTAGTTCAAGGCTCTCAAAAAGGCTAAAAACTCTAAACTTTAATTCGTTTGAAGAATATTATGATTATCTGGGAACCCCTTACGGACGATCTCAAGAGCTTAGTTTAATGATAGATGCTGTTACCACAAATAAAACAGATTTTTTTAGAGAATCTAAGCATTTTTCTTACTTAACCCAAGCTATAATTCCAGATTTAATTGAATCCGACAAGTATCAAACTTGGAAAAAATTTAATATATGGAGCGCTGGATGCTCTACAGGCGAAGAGCCTTACACGATTGCCATGGTGCTAAGTGAATTAGAACAGAAATATCGAAATATAAGCTTTTCAATTCTTGGAACAGATATCTGTTTAAAGGCTTTGAACAAAGCTGTTAATGGGATTTATCACCATGATCAAATAGATCCTATCCCTGGAGCCTTTAGAAAAAAATATCTCTTAAAATCTAAGGATAACGCCAGCGACCTTGTTAGAATTACTCCCCAATTAAGGTCAAAAATCGAATTTAAACGGCTCAATTTTATGGATGCTAATTACAAACTTGAAAATTCAATGGATGTAATATTTTGCAGAAATGTTCTTATATATTTTGATAAACAAACACAGGAAACCATTTTAAAAAAACTTTGTAACAATTTATCCAATGGAGGCTATCTTTTTACAGGTCATTCTGAAACATTAAGCGGATTTAATCTTCCTCTTACTCCGATTTTTCAGACTATTTATAAAAAACATACCTCTGATTCAGATCAAACTTTTAAAAAAGAGAGAAAAAAAGTTTATCTTCACATTGGAGAACTTTATGCCAGCAGATTTCCATGTGTTATAAGAACTGTTTTAGGCTCATGCGTTGCAGTCTGCTTATTTGACCCTAAAACTCGAATAGGAGGGATGAATCATATTTTTTTACCAGGTAAAGCGGATTTAAAATATTTTGATTCTTCTGCTCGTTACGGTATAAACGCTATGGAACTATTAATTAATAAAATTGTCAAATTAGGAGGAGTTAGAAAAAGATTCGTGGCAAAAGTATTTGGAGGTAGCGGAATGATTCCTTCATTTTCGGAAAATATTGGTCAAAGAAATATTGAATTTGCGGTTTCATTTTTAAAAATGGAAAATATCCCTACCATCAGCCATAGTTTAGGTGGTAATGATGGTCGCGTAATTCTTTTTTATCCCGATACTGGAGACGTATTTGTAAAAAAAATTCAATCAAATAAAACACGAATTGTTTTTGAGGAACAAAAAAATCTTAAAAAGATTCAAAAAATGATTGAAACAACAGGCGATGTTACTTTATTTTAAACTCCTTTAAGGTAAAAAGTAAATGAAAAAAATTCGGGTACTCATAGTTGATGACTCAGCAATAGTCAGAGAAACTCTTAAGGAAATCCTTAATTCAGATCCTCTAATTGAAGTTATGGCAACTGCCGCGGATCCTTTTATTGCATCAGAAAAAATCAAAAACGAACTACCTGATGTCATTACACTGGATGTAGAAATGCCAAAAATGGATGGGATTACATTTCTTCAAAAAATCATGAGCCAATGCCCTATTCCGGTTGTTATGTGTTCAAGCCTTACAGAAAAAGGCTGTGAAACTACCCTTAAAGCATTAGAATATGGTGCAGTAGAAATTATTCAAAAACCTCGTATTGGCAGTAAAGAATTTCTAAGAGAATCACGAATAAAAATTTGTGATGCTGTTAAATCAGCAGCAATGGTGAAAGTTAAACAAATTGCTGCTGTTCCCAAAATACAACCAAAGCTTAACGCCGACGCTATTATTGCTCCACCTACTACAAAATCAATGATTAGAACAACTGAGAGGGTCGTTGTTGTCGGGGCATCTACTGGAGGGACAGAAGCTTTACGAGTGTTTCTTTCGGCATTTCCCCTTGATTGTCCTGGTATAGTTGTTGTCCAGCACATGCCTGAAAATTTTACTGCA
This is a stretch of genomic DNA from Desulfobacterales bacterium. It encodes these proteins:
- a CDS encoding chemotaxis response regulator protein-glutamate methylesterase — encoded protein: MKKIRVLIVDDSAIVRETLKEILNSDPLIEVMATAADPFIASEKIKNELPDVITLDVEMPKMDGITFLQKIMSQCPIPVVMCSSLTEKGCETTLKALEYGAVEIIQKPRIGSKEFLRESRIKICDAVKSAAMVKVKQIAAVPKIQPKLNADAIIAPPTTKSMIRTTERVVVVGASTGGTEALRVFLSAFPLDCPGIVVVQHMPENFTASFAKRLNEICRIEVKEAKNDDSVLRGRALIAPGNKHILLKRSGAKYYVEVKDGPLVTRHRPSVDVLFRSAARYGGSNIIGVIMTGMGDDGAQGMLEMKNAGAINIAQDEATSVVFGMPQEAIKKGGVDKILPLGLIAGAVIKESAIV